A region of Malaciobacter marinus DNA encodes the following proteins:
- the rplQ gene encoding 50S ribosomal protein L17 produces MRHKHGYRKLNRTSSHRKAMLKNMAIALITREKVETTVPKAKELRRYIEKLVTVSKNADLNTHRQVFASLQDKEATKKLINEIAPQYETRNGGYTSIVKTRIRRGDATQMAFISFVK; encoded by the coding sequence ATGAGACATAAGCATGGTTATAGAAAGCTAAATAGAACATCTTCTCATAGAAAAGCAATGTTAAAAAATATGGCAATTGCTTTAATTACAAGAGAAAAAGTTGAAACAACTGTTCCAAAAGCAAAAGAATTAAGAAGATATATTGAGAAATTAGTTACTGTATCAAAAAATGCAGACTTAAATACTCACAGACAAGTATTCGCTTCATTACAAGATAAAGAAGCAACTAAAAAATTAATTAATGAAATAGCTCCACAATATGAAACAAGAAATGGTGGATATACTTCAATTGTTAAAACTAGAATTAGAAGAGGTGATGCTACACAAATGGCATTCATCTCATTTGTTAAGTAA